Proteins found in one Fusarium oxysporum Fo47 chromosome V, complete sequence genomic segment:
- a CDS encoding NifU-like N terminal domain-containing protein, with amino-acid sequence MARNRHLLKSRPQQEHLFFSQTPRLLPSVIAFRLPFNLTLDLASLSNLASCNNPEKKLSTTYAQPDIDDFDISPKPTHTTHTTMFARGIRAVSRRAAVAAPLARPTILPARQISPAVAVNATRSYHEKVLDHYSRPRNVGSMNKKDSDVGTGLVGAPACGDVMKLQIRVDPETQKISEVKFKTFGCGSAIASSSYLTELVRGMSLDDAGKVKNTEIAKELCLPPVKLHCSMLAEDAIKSAISDYYTKNPNAKVSNLSGTGMKLPEADAAAA; translated from the exons ATGGCCCGAAATCGCCATCTCCTCAAGTCCCGCCCGCAACAAGAGCATCTTTTTTTTAGCCAAACCCCCAGACTTCTTCCCTCCGTCATCGCTTTTCGCCTCCCATTCAACTTAACTCTTGATCTTGCATCACTTTCCAATCTTGCATCTTGCAACAATCCTGAGAAAAAACTCTCAACGACCTACGCACAACCTGATATCGACGACTTCGATATATCACCAAAACCCACACACACAACACATACCACAATGTTCGCTAGAGGAATTCGCGCTGTCTCGCGGCGAGCTGCTGTCGCTGCCCCCCTCGCCCGTCCTACCATCCTCCCTGCCCGCCAGATCTCTCCCGCCGTCGCCGTCAACGCTACCCGCTCCTACCACGAGAAGGTTCTCGATCACTACTCACGACCCCGAAATGTCGGCTCCATGAACAAGAAGGACAGTGATGTCGGAACCGGTCTCGTCGGCGCCCCTGCCTGCGGCGATGTCATGAAGCTCCAGATCCGCGTCGATCCTGAAACCCAGAAGATCTCCGAGGTCAAGTTCAAGACATTCGGATGCGGTTCCGCCATCGCCTCCAGCAGCTATCTTACTGAGCTTGTGCGCGGCATGAGCTTGGATGATGCTGGAAAGGTCAAGAACACTGAGATTGCTAAGGAGCTCTGCTTACCCCCCGTCAAGC TGCACTGCTCCATGCTTGCTGAGGATGCTATCAAGTCTGCCATCTCCGATTACTACACCAAGAACCCCAACGCCAAGGTCAGCAACCTCAGCGGTACTGGCATGAAGCTCCCTGAGGCCGACGCCGCTGCTGCTTAA